The Bacteroidia bacterium genome segment GCTCTTCTATTTTTGTTTTGTCTTTATTTTTAGAGCGAGCGTCTTTTTTTTCCTTACTAAATAACTTATTATCAATAATAACGCCTTTGGCAGAAGGGGGTGCTTTTAAGGAAGCGTCTTTAACATCTCCGGCTTTATCTCCAAAGATAGCTCTAAGCAGTTTTTCTTCGGGAGTTGGGTCGGTTTCTCCTTTTGGGGTGATTTTTCCGATGAGAATGTCTCCCTCTGATATTTCTGTTCCAATTTTAACCAATCCATTTTCGTCAAGGTTACGTGTAGCGTCATCACTTACGTTGGGGATTTCGTTGGTTAGTTCTTCTTGGCCAAGTTTTGTATCTCTAACTTGCAGTTCATATTCTTCTATGTGGATAGAGGTAAAAACATCTTCCGAAACGACTCTTTCTGAAATTACGATTGCGTCTTCAAAGTTGTATCCTTGCCAAGGCATGAAAGCTACGAGTAGATTTTTCCCGATAGCTAATTCTCCTTGGTTTGTAGAATAACCTTCTACCAAGATGTCTCCTTTTTTAACGCTATCACCGGTTTTGATGATTGGGCGTAAATTAACGCAGGTATTTTGGTTTGTTCTGCTAAATTTGGTGATATGATACTCAGTAACTTCACCATTAAAATTCAGTAGTTTTTGTTTTTCGTTTTGTGTATATCGTATTTTGATAATTTTACCATCTACGTATTCTGCAATGCCGTCTCCTTCAGCTACGATAAGTGCTCGGGAGTCAAGGGCGGCTATTTTTTCTAAACCTGTGCCTACAAGCGGTGCATCTGCGCGAAGAAGTGGTACAGCTTGACGTTGCATATTAGAACCCATCAAAGCTCGATTGGCATCATCGTGCTCTAAAAAGGGAATTAATGATGCTGCAAGGCTCACAATTTGGTTTGAAGAAACATCTAAGTAATGAACTTCTGCGGGGTCAACTTCTGGAAAATCACCTTCTTTTCTGCATTTTACTCGTTCTGAAGTAATTTCTCCTGCTGCATTGGTTTGAGTGTCTGACTGGCCAATAACTTTTCCTTCTTCTTCTTCTGCACTAAGATATTGGATTTTATTGATTAGTTTTCCTTCTTCTGCTTTCCAGTAAGGTGTTTCAATAAATCCAAGGTCATTTACCTTAGCGAACACACATAAAGAGGATATTAAACCGATGTTAGGTCCTTCTGGGGTTTCGATGGGGCATAGCCTTCCGTAGTGGGTGTAATGAACGTCTCGCACTTCAAAGCCTGCTCTTTCTCTGGATAAACCGCCCGGCCCTAATGCAGAAACACGTCTTTTATGGGTGATTTCTGCCAATGGGTTAGTTTGGTCCATAAATTGGCTAAGCTGGCTGGTACCAAAAAAAGAATTGATAACTCCGGATAGGGTTCGAGCATTGATAAGTTCCGAAGGCGTAAAGTCTTCTGTGTCCCGAATATTCATACGCTCCCGGATAGTTCGAGCCATACGGGCTAAGCCTACGCCAAATTGAGCATAAAGTTGTTCCCCAACAGTACGTACCCTCCGGTTACTTAGGTGGTCAATATCATCGGTTGTAGCTTTATTATTAAGTAGTTCAACCATATACTTAATAATTTCGATAATATCGTGCTTCGTAAGTACGCGGCTTTGTTCGCTATTGCTAAGTCCTAAGCGTTTGTTTAGCCGATAACGACCTACTTCGCCTAAGTCATAACGTTTATCAGAGAAAAAGAGGTTATCAATACTTCTTCGGGCTGTTTCTTGGTCTGGAGCATCTGCATTCCTAAGCTGCCGGTATATCATACTAACGGCTTCACTTTCGGAGTTAGAGTTATCTTTTTGTAAGGTATTTAGAATGATGGAATATTCTTTAATCTGCTCATCATTTTTCAAAAAGAATACTGTTTTTTGTCCGGAGTCTATAATTAGCTCAATATCTTCTTCTCTTAGCTCATATTCTCTGTCAAATACAACATCGTTTCTGGTAACGATAACCATGTCTCCGGTATCTTCATCTACGAAATCCTCTGTCCATGTACGTAATACCCTAGCGGCAAATTTTCTGCCGACACATTTTTTGAGGTCTTTTTTGGTAACTTTTACTTCTTCAGAAAGCTCAAATAGATCGAGAATATCCTTATCTGAGGAAAATCCAATAGCTCGCAAAAGAGTTGTGATTGGAAATTTCTTTTTTAAATCAATGTAGGCATATAAGACATTGTGAACATCTGTGGAGAACTCTATCCATGATCCTTTGAATGGGATAACACGTGCGGAGTATAGTCGGGTTCCGTTTGGATGAATGCTCATACCGAAGAAAACGCCGGGAGATCGGTGTAACTGGCTAACAATAACGCGCTCAGCCCCATTGATGATAAAAGTACCACTGGGGGTCATATAGGGAATGTTAGCTAAATATACTTCGTTTTCTTTTGGTACAAAGTCTTCATTATCAGCATCTTTAGAGTAAAGATATAATTTTGCTTTTAGAGGAACAGCATACGTGAGGCCACGTTCTTTACATTCTTCGATGGTGTGTTTAGGAGGGTCAATATGGTAGCTTTTATACTCTAACACGAAGTTTTCACGTGCGTCTGTAATCGGAAAGTTATCATTAAATACCTTGTGAAGCCCTTCTTCAGCCCGTTTATCGGGGGGCGTTTCTAACTGCATAAACTCTTTAAAAGAGTCTATTTGGACTTCTAATAAATCTGGAATAGCTACATCACGGTCAAACTTAGAGAATGATATTCTTCCGGTATTTCTCAATGAGGCTACTCTTTCTTTATCTGAATCGTTATAAATTATCGGATTTGCCAATTTGTATGTCTTTTAAAGGTTTTGAAAATATTTTTTCAAGTTTTAAATATATAAAAACGATGTTAGGCGCAGTAAATTACTGCGTCTAACATCGTTTTTATAAAGCTGGTTATCAGCTGAAACACGTTATTTAATTTCCACTTCGGCACCAGCTTCGGCAAGTTGTGCTTTGATGCTTTCAGCTTCTTCTTTTTTGATTTTTTCTTTGATTGGCTTAGGAGCGGAATCAACCAATTCTTTAGCTTCTTTTAAGCCTAAGCCGGTGATATTTTTGACTACTTTAACAACTTCGAGTTTTTTATCCCCTACTTTGGCTAATATAGCATCGAACTCTGTTTTTTCGGGAGCTTTTTCTTCGGTAGCACCACCGGTACCACCCGCTACTACTACCGGAGCTGCTGCTGCCGGTGTAATGCCGTACTCATCTTTTAAAATTTGAGCAAGTTCGTTTACTTCTTTAACAGTCAAATTGACTAATTGTTCTGCAAATGTTTTAAGGTCTGCCATTGATTTTGTGTTTAATTGTTGTTTATTTTTTTATTCGGAACGTTCAGAAAGAGTTTTAAGAATACCTGCGATATTGCTTCCGCCGGATTGAAGGGCACTGATAACATTTTGTGCCGGACTTTGTAGCATAGCAATAACTTCACCGATAAGTTCTGATTTAGATTTTAGTGTGGATAAATCTTTTATAGATTCATCTCCTAAGAAAATAGCTGAGTCAATAAATGCGCCTTTCAGGGCTGGGCTTTTTGCTTTTCCCCGAAATTTTTGAAGCATCTTAGCTGGTTCGCTGATATTTTCATCAATAAACAGCACCGCAGAAGATTGTTTTAAAGCTGGAAATACACCAGAGTAATCTATATTTTGCCGTTCTAAGGCTTTTTTAATCAGTGTATTTTTAGCAACCCGTAGTTTTAATTTAGAGTTAAAACACAAAGCGCGGAATTTGTTGATTTTGGATACAGGCAATCCAGATGTATCTAAAACATAAAAGTTTGGGTTTTGGGCAAATACTTCCGTTAGTTCAGATAAGATTGCGTTTTTTTGTTCTTTTGTCATAATTAAATGCCGTGAATTGTGGATTTATCAATTTTTACACTTGGGCTCATTGTAGAAGAAACATGAACACTTCTAAGATAAGTGCCTTTTGCGCTACTTGGCTTTAGTTTATGGATTACGGAAATTAGCTCTGTGGCATTTTCCACAAGCTGTTGCGGGGTAAAAGTTACTTTTCCGATAGAGGTATGGATAATCCCAAAACGATCTACCTTAAAGTCAATTTTACCTGCTTTTACTTCGGTTACAGCCTTTCCCACATCTGCGGTAACTGTACCGCTTTTGGGGTTTGGCATCAGACCTCTTGGTCCTAATATCCTACCGAGACGCCCTACTTTGGCCATAACATCTGGTGAGCAAATGATGACATCTACATCTGTCCAACCCTTTTCTATTTGTTGGATATAGTCATCAAGGCCTACGTGGTCTGCACCTGCTGCTTTAGCTTCGGCTTCTTTGTCTGAGGTAGTTAGCACTAACACTCGAACAGTTTTTCCTAAGCCGTGCGGTAGCGTTGCTACGCCACGTACCATTTGATTTGGCTGTTTAGGGTCAACTCCCAATCGAACATCAATATCCACAGAGGCATTGAATTTCGTGAAGGTAATACTTTTAATTAGCTCAATTGCTTGAGTTAATGAGTAGTTCTTCGTTGCATCTAAGGCACGTTGAGCCTTTTGCTGGTTTTTCGTTAACTTTCCCATTGCCGTTTGTCTTAATTATGTTAGTTCCAGGGTGCTTTTCCTTCTACTGTAATTCCCATACTTCGAGCAGTACCTGCTACCATACGCATAGCAGACTCGAGTACAAAGCAATTTAGGTCTGGCATTTTAATTTCTGCTATTTCTTTTACTTGATCCCAACTAACTTTACCTACTTTTTTACGGTTAGGTTCGGCTGATCCTTTTTCTATTTTAGCAGCTTTCATCAGTAGTATTGTTGCAGGAGGGGTCTTGATAACAAAATCAAAACTTTTGTCTGTATAGACAGTAATAATTACCGGTAAAATTTGTCCAGCTTTATCTTGGGTTCTTGCGTTAAATTGCTTACAGAAGTCCATGATATTAACCCCCTTAGAGCCAAGAGCCGGCCCTATCGGTGGGGATGGGTTCGCAGCACCGCCTTTTACCTGTAGTTTAATGTAGGTAGCAATTTCTTTTGCCATTTTATAAGTCTTATATTGTTAATTTATTTTTTCTACTTGAACAAAGTTAAGTTCTATTGGTTGATCTCTTCCGAAGAATTTAACCATTACTCGCAGTTTACGTTTGTCTTCTAATACTTTTTCTACTATTCCGTCAAAGTCTTTAAAGGGTCCATCCATAACTTTTACTTGTTCTCCAACAGTATAGGGGTTTTCGGGGATTTCTTCTCGCCTAGAAAATTCTTCTACATGGCCTAGTAAAGCATCAATTTCAGATTTTCTGAGTGGTATAGGGGGATTTTGGTCGCTTCGTTTACCTCTTTTTTCGGAACCTAAGAATCCGATTACACCGGGTATATCTTTAATCATTTGAAGTACTTCACCTTGTATATGTGCGCACATGATAATATAGCCCGGTAGATAGATACGTTCCCGAGAAATCTTTTTTCCGTTCCGAACTTCAAATACTTTTTCTATGGGTATTAGAATTTGCGGGATTTTATCCTGCCAGTTTAGACGGTCGCGCTCCAATTCGATATGTTTTTTTACTTTTCTCTCTTGGCCGCTTACTGTTCTAATAACATACCACTGCTCACCTGCCGAAGGCTGAACTTCCATGACTTTATATCAAAACAAATTGTAGATAAATCGAAGTCCTGTATTAAACACTGTGTCATACAAGGCTATTACGATAGCAACCAACAATGATGCAACCAAGACGGCAAGTGTGCTAGATTGCAACTCCTCGAAAGTTGGCCACTGTACTTTGTAGAGTAGCTCATCTGTGTAGAGTTTAAGGTAATTTTTTAACTTGTCCATTGGTTATATGCTGGCACGGGTGGTAGGAATCGAACCCACAACCAACGGTTTTGGAGACCGCTACTCTACCTATTGAGCTACACCCGTTTTTTATGTGTTAAACAAGAATTTCAGTTACTTGTCCTGCGCCGATTGTCCGCCCACCTTCACGAATAGCAAAACGTAAGCCGGGTTCCATCGCTATAGGATAAATAAGTTCTACAAAAATAGTTACGTTATCACCAGGCATAACTACTTCTACGTTTTCTGGCAATGTGATTGTACCAGTAACGTCCGTTGTACGGAAATAGAATTGTGGACGATAGTTTGTTTTAAACGTTGTATGACGGCCACCTTCTTCTTTCTTTAAGACGTAGATT includes the following:
- the rplL gene encoding 50S ribosomal protein L7/L12, yielding MADLKTFAEQLVNLTVKEVNELAQILKDEYGITPAAAAPVVVAGGTGGATEEKAPEKTEFDAILAKVGDKKLEVVKVVKNITGLGLKEAKELVDSAPKPIKEKIKKEEAESIKAQLAEAGAEVEIK
- the rplK gene encoding 50S ribosomal protein L11, yielding MAKEIATYIKLQVKGGAANPSPPIGPALGSKGVNIMDFCKQFNARTQDKAGQILPVIITVYTDKSFDFVIKTPPATILLMKAAKIEKGSAEPNRKKVGKVSWDQVKEIAEIKMPDLNCFVLESAMRMVAGTARSMGITVEGKAPWN
- the nusG gene encoding transcription termination/antitermination protein NusG, whose protein sequence is MEVQPSAGEQWYVIRTVSGQERKVKKHIELERDRLNWQDKIPQILIPIEKVFEVRNGKKISRERIYLPGYIIMCAHIQGEVLQMIKDIPGVIGFLGSEKRGKRSDQNPPIPLRKSEIDALLGHVEEFSRREEIPENPYTVGEQVKVMDGPFKDFDGIVEKVLEDKRKLRVMVKFFGRDQPIELNFVQVEKIN
- the secE gene encoding preprotein translocase subunit SecE; translated protein: MDKLKNYLKLYTDELLYKVQWPTFEELQSSTLAVLVASLLVAIVIALYDTVFNTGLRFIYNLF
- the rpoB gene encoding DNA-directed RNA polymerase subunit beta — its product is MRNTGRISFSKFDRDVAIPDLLEVQIDSFKEFMQLETPPDKRAEEGLHKVFNDNFPITDARENFVLEYKSYHIDPPKHTIEECKERGLTYAVPLKAKLYLYSKDADNEDFVPKENEVYLANIPYMTPSGTFIINGAERVIVSQLHRSPGVFFGMSIHPNGTRLYSARVIPFKGSWIEFSTDVHNVLYAYIDLKKKFPITTLLRAIGFSSDKDILDLFELSEEVKVTKKDLKKCVGRKFAARVLRTWTEDFVDEDTGDMVIVTRNDVVFDREYELREEDIELIIDSGQKTVFFLKNDEQIKEYSIILNTLQKDNSNSESEAVSMIYRQLRNADAPDQETARRSIDNLFFSDKRYDLGEVGRYRLNKRLGLSNSEQSRVLTKHDIIEIIKYMVELLNNKATTDDIDHLSNRRVRTVGEQLYAQFGVGLARMARTIRERMNIRDTEDFTPSELINARTLSGVINSFFGTSQLSQFMDQTNPLAEITHKRRVSALGPGGLSRERAGFEVRDVHYTHYGRLCPIETPEGPNIGLISSLCVFAKVNDLGFIETPYWKAEEGKLINKIQYLSAEEEEGKVIGQSDTQTNAAGEITSERVKCRKEGDFPEVDPAEVHYLDVSSNQIVSLAASLIPFLEHDDANRALMGSNMQRQAVPLLRADAPLVGTGLEKIAALDSRALIVAEGDGIAEYVDGKIIKIRYTQNEKQKLLNFNGEVTEYHITKFSRTNQNTCVNLRPIIKTGDSVKKGDILVEGYSTNQGELAIGKNLLVAFMPWQGYNFEDAIVISERVVSEDVFTSIHIEEYELQVRDTKLGQEELTNEIPNVSDDATRNLDENGLVKIGTEISEGDILIGKITPKGETDPTPEEKLLRAIFGDKAGDVKDASLKAPPSAKGVIIDNKLFSKEKKDARSKNKDKTKIEELDNILNIENLELHRKMTEKLLIILGEHKSAGVKDQHGKDVIPEGKKFTDKALAPDTINYMEVTYQNWTKDAETNQLVSSLFQNYREKYNDIDAKYKRIKYQISVGDELPTGILKMAKVYVANKRKLKVGDKMAGRHGNKGIVSRIEKRENMPYLADGTPVDIVLNPLGVPSRMNLGQIYETILGWAAKKLGVKFATPVFDGPSLDDINMQLQQAGLPEYGKTQLYDGRTGDPFDQQATVGIIYMLKLAHLVDDKMHARSIGPYSLITQQPLGGKAQFGGQRFGEMEVWALEAFGASHILRELLTVKSDDVIGRAKTYEAIVKGDPPPTPGIPESFNVLLHELRGLALEITLE
- the rplA gene encoding 50S ribosomal protein L1, with amino-acid sequence MGKLTKNQQKAQRALDATKNYSLTQAIELIKSITFTKFNASVDIDVRLGVDPKQPNQMVRGVATLPHGLGKTVRVLVLTTSDKEAEAKAAGADHVGLDDYIQQIEKGWTDVDVIICSPDVMAKVGRLGRILGPRGLMPNPKSGTVTADVGKAVTEVKAGKIDFKVDRFGIIHTSIGKVTFTPQQLVENATELISVIHKLKPSSAKGTYLRSVHVSSTMSPSVKIDKSTIHGI
- the rplJ gene encoding 50S ribosomal protein L10 — protein: MTKEQKNAILSELTEVFAQNPNFYVLDTSGLPVSKINKFRALCFNSKLKLRVAKNTLIKKALERQNIDYSGVFPALKQSSAVLFIDENISEPAKMLQKFRGKAKSPALKGAFIDSAIFLGDESIKDLSTLKSKSELIGEVIAMLQSPAQNVISALQSGGSNIAGILKTLSERSE